The Pedobacter roseus genome contains a region encoding:
- a CDS encoding alpha/beta fold hydrolase yields MKNFFKTSNPLKSVLVIILMLFTAAQSKGQQTKPAASGYAPVKGTKVYYEVYGEGKPLILLHGAFMTIETNWGQLIPELSKTRKVIAIELQGHGHSPYSDRKLELPTLASDVEAVMNQLKVDSADVVGYSMGGSVAYQLIVQSPKRVNKLVIISSTYKTSGWMPAVTSAFKGMKPEFLANTPMKTAYDAIAPDKTKWNSFLEQMIDFVKVPFDMGDANIAKITSPVLLIAGDNDGLDKTELIKTYQLLGGAVFADMGKMPKSQLAVVPAQGHVSLMMQSKTILGYLDGFLK; encoded by the coding sequence ATGAAAAATTTCTTCAAAACCAGCAATCCCCTTAAATCAGTACTTGTTATTATACTCATGCTGTTTACAGCAGCGCAATCAAAAGGGCAGCAGACTAAACCTGCTGCGAGTGGTTATGCACCTGTAAAAGGTACCAAAGTTTATTATGAAGTGTATGGTGAGGGCAAACCGCTAATCTTATTGCACGGTGCTTTTATGACCATTGAAACAAACTGGGGGCAATTAATACCCGAATTATCAAAAACAAGAAAAGTAATTGCGATAGAACTGCAGGGACATGGCCACTCTCCTTATTCAGACAGAAAATTGGAATTGCCTACCCTGGCAAGTGATGTAGAAGCTGTAATGAATCAATTAAAAGTAGATAGTGCCGATGTTGTTGGCTATAGCATGGGTGGTTCAGTGGCTTATCAATTAATTGTACAAAGCCCTAAGCGCGTAAACAAATTGGTAATCATTTCTTCTACTTATAAAACCAGTGGCTGGATGCCTGCCGTAACCAGTGCCTTTAAAGGAATGAAACCTGAATTTTTAGCCAATACGCCAATGAAAACGGCTTATGATGCCATCGCACCCGATAAAACAAAATGGAACAGTTTTTTAGAACAGATGATTGATTTTGTTAAGGTACCGTTCGACATGGGAGACGCCAATATTGCAAAAATTACTTCACCGGTATTGCTCATTGCAGGCGATAATGATGGCCTTGACAAAACAGAGCTGATTAAAACCTACCAGTTGTTGGGCGGTGCTGTATTTGCTGATATGGGCAAAATGCCAAAATCGCAGCTGGCCGTTGTTCCTGCCCAGGGGCATGTAAGCCTGATGATGCAGAGCAAAACAATATTGGGCTATTTGGATGGCTTTTTAAAGTAA
- a CDS encoding cupin domain-containing protein, with protein sequence MESNISIINKNEGELLGIAGGNYRIIISGAQTNGNYAVIEMTVPPGGGPPPHAHPDTQEMFHILEGEVEFKTEAGKQTVAKDGFVNIPFGGAIHCFKNNSDKNAKLLCTVVPAGLENLFREIGSPVLAGEMPAVPELTEKRKAFLKEMDLKYNQKTYPPDFLG encoded by the coding sequence ATGGAATCGAACATCAGTATCATCAACAAAAACGAGGGTGAGTTATTAGGCATAGCCGGAGGAAATTACCGGATCATTATCTCCGGCGCACAAACCAATGGCAACTACGCTGTTATCGAAATGACGGTTCCGCCGGGAGGTGGCCCACCACCACATGCCCACCCCGATACGCAGGAAATGTTCCATATATTAGAGGGGGAAGTTGAATTTAAAACAGAAGCCGGCAAACAAACCGTTGCAAAAGATGGCTTTGTAAACATCCCTTTTGGTGGAGCGATCCACTGTTTTAAAAATAACTCCGATAAAAACGCAAAACTGCTTTGTACGGTCGTACCAGCTGGCCTCGAAAACCTCTTCCGGGAAATTGGAAGCCCTGTTCTTGCGGGCGAAATGCCCGCAGTTCCTGAATTAACAGAGAAGCGAAAAGCATTTTTAAAAGAAATGGATCTGAAATACAATCAAAAAACATATCCTCCTGATTTTCTGGGTTAA
- a CDS encoding aldo/keto reductase has protein sequence MNNIEKIQLGQNGPLVSKLGLGCMRMSSIWGSSTPDETESIATIHEALDRGINFLNTGDFYGAGHNEMLIGKAIKDRRDDAFISVKFGAIFHNGQWLGLDLRPIAIKNFINYSLTRLGIETIDLYQPSRMDGSVPVEDIIGTIADLVKEGKVRHIGVSEITADQLRKANEVYPISALEIGYSLADRHIENDLLPAAKELGIAVVAFANTAEGLLTGEMKAPLAANDYHNHFSRFQGENLAYNLEKVEVLKQLAQNKGYTPTQVAIAWVKAQGDNIMPLVSMSRRSRLPENMEAMDIVFTPEEMNTLNTTFAIGAIRGGTYLQR, from the coding sequence ATGAACAACATCGAAAAAATTCAGTTGGGTCAAAATGGCCCGCTCGTGTCTAAACTTGGTTTAGGCTGTATGCGCATGTCTTCAATTTGGGGTAGTTCTACACCCGATGAAACAGAAAGCATTGCTACGATCCATGAAGCCTTAGATCGTGGCATTAATTTTTTAAATACAGGAGATTTCTATGGCGCTGGTCATAATGAAATGCTTATTGGTAAAGCCATTAAAGATAGGCGGGATGATGCTTTTATCAGCGTAAAATTCGGAGCCATCTTTCACAACGGCCAGTGGCTGGGATTGGATTTAAGACCTATCGCGATCAAGAATTTTATCAATTATTCGCTCACCCGTTTGGGGATCGAAACTATTGATCTTTATCAGCCAAGCCGGATGGATGGAAGTGTGCCGGTAGAAGATATTATCGGAACCATTGCCGACCTGGTTAAAGAAGGAAAAGTGCGCCACATTGGTGTTTCTGAAATTACGGCTGATCAGCTCCGCAAAGCAAACGAGGTTTATCCCATCAGCGCGCTCGAAATCGGTTATTCACTGGCCGACCGTCACATCGAAAATGACCTGTTGCCGGCAGCAAAAGAATTGGGCATTGCCGTAGTGGCCTTTGCCAATACTGCTGAAGGTTTATTAACCGGTGAGATGAAAGCCCCGCTTGCAGCAAATGATTACCACAACCATTTCTCACGTTTTCAGGGCGAGAACCTCGCTTATAACCTCGAAAAAGTGGAAGTATTGAAGCAATTGGCCCAAAATAAAGGTTATACACCCACACAAGTGGCCATTGCCTGGGTAAAAGCGCAGGGCGACAATATTATGCCTTTGGTAAGCATGAGCCGCAGGTCGCGTTTGCCTGAAAATATGGAGGCTATGGATATTGTATTTACGCCCGAAGAAATGAATACTTTAAATACTACTTTTGCAATAGGTGCTATACGTGGTGGCACTTACTTACAACGTTAA
- a CDS encoding helix-turn-helix domain-containing protein: METKHQKPSSIYLDLGFESLSHFSHSFKKKFGMAPTTLNDGVASK; encoded by the coding sequence ATCGAAACCAAACATCAAAAACCATCTTCCATTTACCTCGACTTGGGTTTCGAAAGCCTGTCGCATTTTTCCCATTCCTTTAAAAAAAAGTTCGGCATGGCACCTACCACACTGAATGATGGTGTTGCTTCAAAATGA
- a CDS encoding helix-turn-helix domain-containing protein has translation MTSPAEILPGVIFYSYLSAERKEKVCFWNHHTLILQVSGQFILETSGQNISMATGEVLLIGKNQLGTLTKTPLPGGNYETIVISLQEDLLRKIVLEEKLEADCKYIGPPNILIPSNEFLQGYFQSIIPYARSSGATMTDEMGILKVKEGIKLLLLAMPSLRNFLFDFSEPYKIDLEKFMLSNFHFNVPIEKFAQLTGRSLAGFKRDFLKTFGAPPRHWLQDKRLTEAKHLIETKHQKPSSIYLDLGFESLSHFSHSFKKKFGMAPTALNS, from the coding sequence ATGACCAGTCCAGCAGAAATTCTTCCCGGTGTAATTTTTTATTCTTACCTCTCTGCAGAGCGGAAAGAGAAAGTGTGCTTTTGGAATCACCATACCCTGATATTACAGGTTTCGGGACAGTTTATCTTAGAAACCTCCGGGCAAAACATTTCGATGGCCACAGGGGAAGTGCTGTTGATCGGCAAAAACCAGCTGGGTACGCTCACTAAAACACCATTACCCGGTGGAAACTATGAAACCATTGTAATCTCCCTGCAAGAAGATCTTTTGCGCAAAATCGTGTTAGAGGAAAAACTCGAAGCAGACTGTAAATATATTGGTCCGCCAAATATTTTAATTCCGTCGAACGAATTCTTGCAGGGCTATTTTCAGTCTATTATTCCTTATGCCCGAAGTTCGGGCGCTACTATGACAGATGAAATGGGCATTTTGAAAGTGAAAGAAGGCATAAAATTGCTTTTATTGGCCATGCCATCACTTCGTAACTTTTTATTCGATTTTTCAGAACCTTATAAAATAGACCTGGAAAAGTTTATGCTGAGTAATTTTCATTTCAATGTGCCTATCGAAAAATTTGCGCAGCTCACCGGCCGTAGCCTGGCGGGTTTTAAACGCGATTTCCTGAAAACATTCGGTGCGCCACCCCGTCATTGGCTGCAGGATAAACGCTTAACTGAAGCCAAACATCTTATCGAAACCAAACATCAAAAACCATCTTCCATTTACCTCGACCTGGGTTTCGAAAGCCTGTCGCATTTTTCCCATTCTTTTAAGAAAAAGTTCGGCATGGCACCGACTGCGTTGAACTCATAA
- a CDS encoding suppressor of fused domain protein — MTKEEYRQQFTEDDAVGWLAIDKEFERLYPNQEPQHYGTTIKYMLGGEEPLDGLSIYESKRQTDHFHIVSYGFTNLYYDEDLAGEEFSNCGFELTFRLKKINNEKSSDQIWALNLMQNLAKYVFSSNQIFDECHTIDAKGSIRAGYNSNIKALLFVTDPELGIVETPHGQVQFLQIVGLTTKEYEDHKRNQDKNKGIELIDKIRLLNPLFITDLDRI, encoded by the coding sequence ATGACAAAGGAAGAATACAGGCAACAATTTACCGAAGACGACGCAGTTGGTTGGTTAGCTATTGATAAAGAATTTGAAAGACTATATCCGAATCAAGAACCTCAACATTATGGAACAACTATAAAATATATGCTTGGGGGCGAAGAACCTTTAGATGGTCTAAGTATTTATGAGAGTAAGCGCCAAACAGACCATTTCCATATTGTCAGCTATGGTTTTACAAACCTTTATTACGATGAAGATCTCGCAGGTGAAGAGTTCAGTAACTGCGGATTTGAATTAACTTTTCGGTTAAAGAAAATAAATAATGAAAAAAGTTCAGATCAAATTTGGGCTTTAAATCTAATGCAAAATTTGGCAAAGTATGTTTTTAGTAGTAATCAAATATTTGATGAATGCCATACCATTGATGCAAAAGGCTCAATTAGGGCTGGATACAACTCGAATATAAAAGCACTGCTTTTTGTAACGGACCCCGAACTAGGCATTGTAGAAACGCCACATGGGCAAGTTCAATTCTTACAAATTGTTGGACTAACTACGAAAGAATACGAAGATCACAAACGAAATCAGGACAAAAATAAAGGAATTGAATTAATCGATAAAATTAGACTTTTAAACCCACTGTTTATAACTGATTTGGACAGAATATAA